The nucleotide sequence CACTGGGCCGAGCTGATGAGCGAGCACGGCGTGACCGTGTGGAACTCCGTGCCGGCGCAGATGCAGATGCTGGTCGACCACGTGGAAGCCGTCGGCGACGTTCCCGAGGGCCTGCGGCTGGTCATGCTCAGCGGCGACTGGATCCCGGTCGACCTGCCCGGCCGCATCCACGACATCTGGCCGGACGCCACCGTGATCAGCATGGGCGGCGCGACCGAGGCGTCGATCTGGTCCAACTACCACCAGGTCGACGAGGTGCCCGAAGGCACGCGCAGCATCCCCTACGGCGTCCCGCTGCGGAACCAGCGCTTCCACGTGCTCGACGCCGGGCTGCGGCCCTGCCCGGACTGGGTGCCGGGCGAGCTGTACATCGAGGGCAGCGGCCTGGCCCGCGGTTACTGGCGCGACCCGGAGAAGACCGACGCCGGCTTCCTGCGGCACCCGGCGACCGGCGTCCGGCTCTACCGCACCGGCGACTACGGCCGGTACCTGCCCGGCGGCATCATCGAGTTCCTCGGCCGCCGGGACGGGCAGGTCAAGATCCGCGGGCACCGGATCGAGCTCGGTGAGATCGAAGCCGTGCTCGGTCAGCACCCCGGCGTCGACCGCGCGGTGGCGGTCAAGGCGGACGACGACGGCGCCGGCGCCCGGCTGCTCGGTTACGTCATCCCGGGTCGCGACACCACGGACGGGCCGGACTCCTTGTACCGCAAGGAGATCGCCGACCCGGCCGAGTCGGCACAGACGTGGCGCGCCCTGTGCGACGGCGTGCTGCCGGCCCCCGGCCCGTCGGCCGCGGAGCTGCAAGCGGCGTGGGCGCAGCTGAACGACGTGTACGCCCACGCGGCCGCGGTCGCCCTGAGCTCGTTCGGTGTGACCGACGACGTCGACGTCCCGGCGCTGCTGCGTTCCGCGGGCGTGGCCGCGCGGTACGAGCGGTGGCTGCACCGCGCGGCCGTCAACCTGACCGAGCGCGGCATGCTGCCGGGCTCGCTCCCGACGGCCATCCCGGACGAGCTGGTCACCGCCACGCACCGCGTGCTCGGCGACAAGCTGGGCGTGCCGGGCGACCTGACCGGCTGGCTGATGACCATCGCGGCGAACGTCGACGGTGTGCTCACCCAGAACATGCACTCCGCCGAGCTGTACGCGAACGACCGCACCCCCGCCGTCTACGAGCACCTGTTCGGCCCGGTGCACCACGCCGCCGCCGAAGCCATCCGGCGGGTCACCGCGGCCTGGCCCGAGGACAAGCCGCTGCGGATCCTCGAGGTCGGCGCGGGGTACGGCACCTTGACCAAGCACGTCGTGCCGCTGCTGCCCGAACGGGCCGAGTACACGTTCACCGACATCTCGACCTACTTCACCGAGCGGGCGCGGGAACAGTACGCGGACTACCCCAACATCGGCTTCGACCTCTTCGACATCGACAAGCCCGCCGACATCCAGGGGTTCGACGGCAAGGCGTTCGACCTCGTCATCGCCGGCAGCATGCTGCACGACGCCAAGCAGATCCGCCGCTCCGTGGGCAACCTGCGGTCGGTGCTGGCGCCGGGCGGGCTGCTGCTGCTGGTCGAGCAGACCGCTTTCCACGACTGGTTCGACCTGACCATGGGGCTGCAGCAGGGTTTCGACGGTTACGAGGACACCGGCCTGCGGTCGGCGCACCCGCTGCTCGACGCGGCCACGTGGTGCGCCGAGCTGGCGGAGGCCGGGTTCGCGGACACGGCCGTGCTGACCCCCGAGGGCAGCGGGATGGCCTCGGTCGGCTTCGACGTGATCGTCGGCCAAGCGCCGAACGAGAGCCGCCGCTTCGACGGCGAACTGCTGCGCGCGTTCCTCGGGCTGCACCTGCCGAAGCACATGGTGCCCAGCACGATCCACGCCATCGACGAGCTCCCGCTCACCAGCACCGGCAAGGTCGACCGCGCCCTGCTCGCCAAGGCGCGCGGCCGGGCGTCGGCGGCCGGGCGGCCGGCCAAGCCGCCACGCACCGACCGGCAGCGCAAGCTCGTCGAGATCTGGTGCACCGTGCTCGGCCTGAGCCACGCCGACCTCGGTGACGACTTCCTGGAAGCCGGCGGCGACTCGCTGCTCGCGGCCCGGCTGGTCGCCACCATCTCCTCGGCGTTCGGCATCACGATCGCGGTCGCCACGGTGCTCGAATACCCGACCGTCGAACTCCTCGACGGCTACCTGGAGCAGATCCTCGGCGCTTCCGAGCTGCTTCCCGACGTTACGGAGATCGCATCGTGAACGCGCACGAGGAGGACCTGCGGGCGT is from Amycolatopsis mediterranei and encodes:
- a CDS encoding non-ribosomal peptide synthetase, whose translation is MAAQQTSEPAEGNSDSPFPLTEIQYAYWVGRGPNFVLGNVAPHAYFELEGRRLDPGTLTTAWNRLIDRHPMLRAVVGTDGNQRMLPEVPRFVIDVVDLRDAPAAEVESKLEEIRADMSHRVYDAAQWPLFDVRITRLADADRLHISLDLLMVDLASVTVLFSEWQLLCENPAHELPPIDVSFRDYVLALERNADSPRTRRALEYWTSRAATLAPPPDLPLAASPVAVHKPRFTHREFQLDPDAWKRLRDRSEERGLTPTTVLATAFSEVLAAWSGTLKFTLNLTLFNRLPLLLAEDGEGHRILHPHLRRVVGDFTSICLLEVDTAEGTFEERVRRTQRQLQQDLRHRHVSALHTLRERRRLGLDTAFGTMPVVFTSGLGTVADVTGPRDFFGDITYRISQTPQVWFDHQVVDFTGSLDLTWDVVEELFPGNLLDDMFAAYTGLVERLAAESACWDGELRVTPPQYQLAERDEVNRTAGPLPDGLLHEPFLTAAAERPDAPAVITSAGTVTYRELAGRAGAVADAIRRSGDGSPMRDRLVGVSLDKGPDQVAAAYGVLLAGAAYLPAGTRLPAQRRNGILTDGQATTVVTTSLLADQLDWTGCATTLVPIDKLAAVDTPPSSTAEPSDLAYVLFTSGSTGRPKGVMIEHRSALNTVADITERFGVTADDRVFGLAELSFDLSVYDLFGALGTGAALVLPDPDQAGEPAHWAELMSEHGVTVWNSVPAQMQMLVDHVEAVGDVPEGLRLVMLSGDWIPVDLPGRIHDIWPDATVISMGGATEASIWSNYHQVDEVPEGTRSIPYGVPLRNQRFHVLDAGLRPCPDWVPGELYIEGSGLARGYWRDPEKTDAGFLRHPATGVRLYRTGDYGRYLPGGIIEFLGRRDGQVKIRGHRIELGEIEAVLGQHPGVDRAVAVKADDDGAGARLLGYVIPGRDTTDGPDSLYRKEIADPAESAQTWRALCDGVLPAPGPSAAELQAAWAQLNDVYAHAAAVALSSFGVTDDVDVPALLRSAGVAARYERWLHRAAVNLTERGMLPGSLPTAIPDELVTATHRVLGDKLGVPGDLTGWLMTIAANVDGVLTQNMHSAELYANDRTPAVYEHLFGPVHHAAAEAIRRVTAAWPEDKPLRILEVGAGYGTLTKHVVPLLPERAEYTFTDISTYFTERAREQYADYPNIGFDLFDIDKPADIQGFDGKAFDLVIAGSMLHDAKQIRRSVGNLRSVLAPGGLLLLVEQTAFHDWFDLTMGLQQGFDGYEDTGLRSAHPLLDAATWCAELAEAGFADTAVLTPEGSGMASVGFDVIVGQAPNESRRFDGELLRAFLGLHLPKHMVPSTIHAIDELPLTSTGKVDRALLAKARGRASAAGRPAKPPRTDRQRKLVEIWCTVLGLSHADLGDDFLEAGGDSLLAARLVATISSAFGITIAVATVLEYPTVELLDGYLEQILGASELLPDVTEIAS